The following are encoded in a window of Haliotis asinina isolate JCU_RB_2024 chromosome 14, JCU_Hal_asi_v2, whole genome shotgun sequence genomic DNA:
- the LOC137261982 gene encoding trichohyalin-like, whose amino-acid sequence MSYISPRSLKLLEDIVNETDNKATAGNDDLVESSHQSTDLGSRVENMTEGRTESFDDTLNFFEKLERENGPVSNGYVQKGHVENGVREESEESEEESYTVNDFSETTADTNFDNDTSSSSLRQRRRGRGTKVTHKKDFNQNYLSNKTSSLHEGSTDRDSASDRIETMSDSGRVGRGRKLNKRAQMREFRTFGLEPLETAEERLEQKYMELQQLVSGQFMEQKVALTQNHIQQMELLRQQYAIASHGLPPTGVLVPRSMPAQFRNRRYNRCKGDKENLQHPASEDEAYNTIRTLQTTNAGQRRSRARTARTRPLSATRTNQSRSTSRERHEKTPDKRPTTAKEEGQQRSSQRKKSRSRSNSRSRSSSRSPRPGTDTFLKNSENEFVRDWVKRKDLEFRRKKAEEKKRKKLERQEKIEKQIEKEERYKDSKLIVQQWMRQKKRESFRRKKHEKAVLKDEAARRAYERAKTVSGVHGLGVNRPMSAPAPIRTERSKLRVQRPGTTVEEVQQKQEQMVREAIIGYIETEALAELPLHEEPPPPPPRTPSPSTEPVQPEFPQPPVTKYVYRRPVLGKVRLRMGKYQQAPEETKPPPSPGKKPVVKSLSKEEIERNQRISYDEWLQVKRKEDDEKKKEMQRQNELAQSEPKYERPIPDLVQNAEGNVLQGRAIAQKHPRGRVLSQEEQEDIREQARRKKHLRSFEEEINATFDIRSESPEQALDRVAKDIVKYVLKSLGSDDEVEEQEGYFEDEDEAEHEGLASLHVVGSKAPMSSRGRPMSASAAGIPCPQSSKSPRRPASAQPKHSWTGDPSQRVPFPDNHYQYNSMFFNTNGDKRPEPQGSDHHFFTSEYDDERSDALDPNSMTSSKKRVSFCEETTVFDESVVEEDLDDWGNLEEDSADLQKARSLFNFTAESPDSEGGVIITKTDDVDV is encoded by the exons ATGAGTTACATCAGCCCCAGATCTCTGAAGTTACTGGAGGATATTGTAAACGAGACTGACAATAAAGCAACGGCTGGGAATGACGACTTGGTGGAGAGTTCCCACCAGTCGACAGATCTTGGCAGTAGGGTAGAAAACATGACTGAAGGACGAACTGAAAGTTTTGATGATACCctcaatttctttgaaaaattggAAAGAGAAAATGGACCTGTATCTAATGGTTATGTTCAGAAGGGCCATGTTGAGAATGGCGTAAGAGAGGAGAGTGAAGAGTCGGAAGAAGAGTCATACACTGTGAATGATTTCAGTGAAACCACTGCAGACACTAATTTTGATAATGACACTAGCTCAAGTTCACTACGTCAGAGACGGAGAGGTCGTGGAACGAAAGTGACTCACAAAAAAGattttaatcagaattattTATCAAATAAAACATCCTCTCTGCATGAAGGGAGCACTGATAGAGACTCTGCAAGTGATAGAATTGAGACAATGAGCGATAGTGGACGTGTTGGGAGAGGGCGAAAGCTGAACAAACGGGCCCAGATGCGCGAGTTCCGGACATTTGGTTTGGAGCCGTTAGAAACTGCCGAGGAAAGGCTGGAGCAGAAGTACATGGAGTTGCAGCAGCTGGTGAGTGGCCAGTTCATGGAACAGAAAGTTGCTCTGACTCAAAATCACATCCAGCAGATGGAGCTGCTTCGACAGCAGTATGCCATTGCTAGCCATGGACTGCCGCCCACTGGAGTGCTGGTGCCACGGAGCATGCCTGCCCAGTTTCGGAACAGACGCTATAACAGATGCAAGGGAGATAAAG AAAACCTACAACATCCTGCCAGTGAAGATGAGGCTTACAACACAATAAGAACTCTGCAAACAACAAATGCAGGTCAAAGAAGGTCAAGGGCACGGACTGCAAGGACACGACCTCTGTCAGCCACAAGGACGAATCAGAGCCGTTCCACATCTCGAGAACGGCACGAGAAGACACCAGACAAGAGACCAACAACAGCCAAAGAAGAAGGTCAGCAAAGGAGCAGCCAAAGAAAGAAGTCAAGAAGTAGGTCAAATTCTAGAAGTAGGTCTtcttcaaggtcaccacgacCAGGTACAGACACATTCCTgaaaaattctgaaaatgaGTTTGTCAGAGATTGGGTCAAAAGGAAAGACCTAGAGTTTCGCAGAAAAAAGGCTGAAGAGAAAAAGAGGAAAAAGTTGGAAAGACAAGAAAAGATTGAGAAACaaatagaaaaagaagaaagataTAAAGATTCCAAACTGATTGTGCAACAGTGGATGAGACAGAAGAAGAGAGAATCTTTTAGAAGAAAGAAGCATGAAAAGGCTGTTCTCAAAGATGAGGCAGCAAGAAGAGCATATGAGCGTGCTAAGACAGTCTCTGGTGTTCATGGCTTGGGAGTGAATAGGCCGATGTCCGCTCCAGCACCCATCAGAACAGAGAGGTCCAAACTCAGAGTACAGCGACCAGGCACAACAGTTGAGGAAGTTCAGCAGAAACAAGAACAGATGGTACGAGAAGCAATTATTGGCTATATTGAAACTGAGGCATTGGCAGAGCTCCCCCTTCATGaggaaccaccaccaccaccaccacgaaCACCTTCACCTTCAACTGAACCTGTCCAACCAGAATTTCCCCAACCTCCAGTTACCAAATATGTATACCGAAGACCTGTTTTAGGGAAAGTTAGATTACGTATGGGCAAATATCAGCAGGCACCAGAGGAGACTAAACCACCTCCTTCACCAGGAAAGAAGCCTGTGGTGAAATCTTTAAGTAAGGAGGAGATTGAAAGAAACCAAAGAATATCGTATGATGAATGGCTGCAGGTGAAGAGAAAAGAAGATGatgagaagaagaaagaaatgCAGAGACAAAATGAACTAGCACAGTCAGAGCCTAAGTATGAAAGGCCAATTCCAGATCTTGTTCAGAATGCTGAAGGTAATGTTTTACAAGGAAGAGCAATTGCACAGAAGCATCCAAGAGGACGAGTCCTCAGCCAGGAAGAGCAGGAGGACATAAGAGAACAAGCAAGAAGAAAGAAGCATCTTCGGTCATTTGAAGAAGAAATCAATGCCACATTTGACATCAGATCGGAGTCTCCTGAGCAGGCTCTGGATAGAGTAGCCAAAGATATTGTCAAGTATGTTTTGAAAAGCCTGGGTAGTGATGATGAAGTGGAGGAGCAAGAGGGTTAttttgaagatgaagatgaagcaGAACACGAGGGCTTGGCTAGTCTTCATGTTGTGGGATCCAAAGCACCTATGTCTAGCAGAGGACGGCCAATGTCAGCTTCAGCTGCTGGTATTCCTTGTCCTCAGTCATCCAAGTCTCCAAGGCGACCAGCATCAGCTCAACCAAAGCACAGCTGGACGGGAGATCCATCACAGAGAGTACCTTTCCCAGACAACCATTACCAGTACAATAGCATGTTCTTTAACACTAATGGTGACAAGAGACCAGAACCTCAAGGATCTGATCATCACTTCTTTACATCTGAGTATGATGATGAAAGATCAGATGCTCTGGATCCAAACAGTATGACATCCAGCAAGAAGCGTGTGTCTTTCTGTGAGGAGACGACTGTGTTTGATGAGTCTGTGGTGGAGGAGGACCTGGATGATTGGGGTAACCTGGAAGAGGACTCTGCTGATCTACAGAAAGCTCGGAGTCTGTTTAACTTCACGGCTGAAAGCCCTGATTCAGAGGGTGGTGTCATCATCACCAaaactgatgatgttgatgtttga